One Fundulus heteroclitus isolate FHET01 unplaced genomic scaffold, MU-UCD_Fhet_4.1 scaffold_571, whole genome shotgun sequence genomic region harbors:
- the LOC105934603 gene encoding leucine-rich repeat and immunoglobulin-like domain-containing nogo receptor-interacting protein 3: protein MTDSPGPGGCGLVPWPKVWKWVLASSLVSVIALTLPESSKACPPRCECSAQLRSVSCQRRRLTNIPEGIPTETRILDLSKNRLRWVQAGDLAPYPRLEEVDLSENLIATLEPNAFAALQNLKVLKLRGNQLKLVPMGAFAKLGNLTSLDLSENKMVILLDYTFQDMRNLKQLEVGDNDLVYISHKAFSGLLGLEDLTIERCNLTSISGQTLSYLHSLVTLRLRHLGITALEDQNFRKLTNLRGLDIDHWPYLEYISPLSFQGLDLHWLFITNTNITSVPSASFKNLVHLTHLNLSFNPITTLEPWAFKDLLRLKELIMVSTGLLTVEPHALGGLRQIRVLNFSSNDLQTLEEGSFHSVNSLETLRVDGNPLLCDCRLLWILQRRKTLNFDGRVPVCAGPLEVQGVSLSAFSDSALFDHFTCQKPKIRNRKMQQVVAREGQPVSFVCRADGDPTPAIIWISPQRRRITAKSSGRITILPSGTLEIRYAQLTDSGTYICIATNAGGNDTYFATLTVRGQPLDSASAFFLNRSLYSGEYFNDTNLNSTRVFLKFTLDLTTILVSTAMGCITFLGVVLFCFLLLFVWSRGRGQRRNNFTVEYSFRKSEPATGTATGGTRKFNMKMI, encoded by the exons ATGACTGACTCTCCTGGCCCTGGTGGTTGTGGCTTAGTGCCATGGCCGAAGGTGTGGAAATGGGTTCTGGCTTCCTCACTGGTCTCTGTGATAGCTTTGACTTTGCCAGAGAGCAGCAAGGCCTGTCCTCCACGATGCGAGTGTTCAGCTCAGCTGAGGTCTGTGTCCTGTCAACGGCGGCGGCTCACAAACATCCCAGAAGGCATTCCAACCGAGACACGGATCTTGGACCTCAGCAAGAACCGGCTTCGTTGGGTGCAGGCAGGTGATCTGGCACCATACCCTCGGCTGGAAGAGGTAGACCTTAGTGAAAACCTCATCGCCACATTAGAGCCCAATGCCTTTGCTGCACTTCAGAATCTAAAAGTCCTAAAGTTGAGGGGCAACCAGCTGAAGTTAGTGCCTATGGGGGCATTTGCGAAGCTGGGCAATCTCACCAGCCTGGATCTAAGTGAGAACAAGATGGTGATTTTATTGGACTACACCTTCCAGGATATGAGGAATCTTAAACAGCTGGAGGTTGGAGACAATGATCTGGTTTATATATCTCACAAG GCATTCTCAGGACTTCTGGGACTGGAGGATCTCACAATAGAGCGCTGCAACCTCACATCCATCTCTGGCCAGACGCTATCCTACCTCCACAGTCTGGTCACTCTTCGCCTTCGACATCTTGGTATCACTGCCCTGGAGGATCAGAACTTTCGCAAATTGACCAACTTGCGGGGTCTGGATATTGATCACTGGCCATACCTTGAGTATATCTCCCCGCTTAGTTTTCAGGGCCTTGACCTTCACTGGCTCTTCATCACCAACACTAACATCACCTCTGTCCCGTCTGCCTCCTTCAAGAACCTGGTGCACCTCACCCATCTCAACCTGTCCTTCAATCCCATTACCACATTAGAGCCTTGGGCATTCAAGGACTTGCTGAGGCTAAAGGAGCTCATCATGGTGAGCACTGGGTTGCTGACAGTGGAGCCTCATGCCCTTGGAGGCCTCAGACAGATTCGAGTACTCAACTTCTCCTCCAACGACCTGCAGACTCTGGAAGAGGGGTCCTTTCACTCTGTTAACAGTCTGGAGACCCTCAGAGTGGATGGCAATCCCTTGTTGTGTGACTGCCGTCTGTTGTGGATCCTGCAAAGACGCAAGACCCTCAACTTTGACGGCAGAGTGCCGGTGTGTGCAGGGCCCTTGGAGGTGCAAGGGGTCAGCCTCAGCGCCTTCTCTGATTCTGCTCTCTTCGATCACTTTACATGTCAGAAACCTAAGATACGCAACCGTAAGATGCAGCAG GTGGTTGCTCGGGAAGGCCAGCCAGTGAGTTTTGTATGTCGAGCTGATGGAGATCCTACACCTGCTATTATCTGGATCTCACCACAACGTAGACGAATCACAGCAAAGAGTTCAGGTCGTATCACTATTCTCCCTAGTGGTACTCTGGAGATCCGCTACGCTCAACTTACTGACAGTGGGACGTACATCTGCATTGCCACAAATGCCGGGGGCAATGATACCTACTTCGCCACTCTCACGGTGCGAGGCCAACCACTAGACTCTGCCTCCGCCTTCTTTCTTAACCGCTCTCTGTACAGCGGCGAGTACTTCAACGACACAAATCTAAACAGCACACGGGTTTTCCTCAAGTTCACCTTGGACCTGACTACCATTTTGGTCTCAACGGCCATGGGTTGCATCACCTTTCTGGGAGTGGTTCTCttctgcttcctgctgctgttcGTGTGGAGCCGGGGGCGCGGCCAGCGCAGGAACAACTTCACAGTGGAGTACTCGTTCCGAAAGTCTGAACCCGCAACAGGGACCGCCACAGGAGGGACTAGGAAGTTTAACATGAAAATGATATGA